A genomic segment from Malus domestica chromosome 05, GDT2T_hap1 encodes:
- the LOC114825094 gene encoding glycine-rich RNA-binding protein 8-like has product MGFQLTPLLVLDHSAEYIYWYNTKEELHVVDAKEEVEDGCMVGLGKTEGRRNGLGSGRGEMGRWVRGGGGGWVRMRMWRMGGSGFGFGLLGGTTDGEDGEGDGVSAGGRGEGWGDGI; this is encoded by the exons ATGGGCTTTCAGCTGACGCCACTTCTGGTTCTAGATCATTCGGCAGAATACATCTACTGGTACAACACTAAAGAAGAACTTCAT GTAGTGGATGCgaaggaggaggtggaggatggaTGCATggtgggtttggggaagacgGAAGGGAGAAGAAATGg GTTGGGCTCGGGTAGGGGGGAGATGGGAAGATGGGTGcgcggaggaggtggaggatgggtgcgGATGAGGATGTGGAGGATGGGTGGgagtggttttggatttgggttgtTGGGAGGGACAACAGATGGGGAAGATGGTGAAGGGGATGGGGTTTCGGCGGGCGGTCGGGGGGAAGGGTGGGGTGATGGGATCTAG